Proteins co-encoded in one Nothobranchius furzeri strain GRZ-AD chromosome 4, NfurGRZ-RIMD1, whole genome shotgun sequence genomic window:
- the LOC139069750 gene encoding Friend virus susceptibility protein 1-like, with amino-acid sequence MKCFWRSKKEPSASGEGTPIPVPIPGWETEEFRTIGDMLRQRGGRPGPWGELNGVVSPAVVLDRLTRIEVKEKAPLAGVRDMMWLFAEAWKKQELELSSCRERAAQEKIHAEEVEKSRSEFEQRVCVMGKELKHAQNVLDKTLTFVSRAQRKEKKRPRRTGPAQIRAFVKNVGEDWNPEKWNGDLWGDDEEEEWAIKPDPPPQPLYPSLQGIKMSEQRPITRRRREQQIIPPILVDMVDDQGRPELDEAGNIRRMLQQQPQPAPRLLTTLEDYSQDELNHMNGKLKQRPGEPTDSWLNRLMEDGACDIAIDAGDAMRFSGLSTDAQINAEYRATVRALPADEDFNVGDAYALACHVIYPTTADWSEIKGQWQTVRDAIQRLTRLTIREQVARNGGAGVVDCNISKATRDHLIRHAPPHYKPMVTSLLFGAADQTFAAIKDRLGELTTLGDWSETRREGARTENKPRIDPHSRGRKGGAMGPSRTDLWRALRQAGVPFEEIDGLPTNALMEKCSQMGLKVHCQFRHCPEKDDRMSVSELVGMLQNVIREVASKPAEPSAPPKESSEEESSDECYQVAAVKRRKEKQHRREHDDE; translated from the coding sequence atgaagtgtttttggagaagcaaaaaggagccgagtgcttctggggagggaacgccgattcccgtgccgattcccggctgggaaacggaggagttccgaaccattggtgatatgttaaggcagcgcggtggacgccctgggccgtggggagagttaaatggagtggtcagccccgccgtggtgctggaccgtttgacgcggatagaagttaaagaaaaagcgccgctggcaggagtgagagatatgatgtggctttttgcagaagcatggaaaaaacaggagttagaattgagcagttgtagagagcgagcggcgcaggagaaaatccatgctgaagaagttgaaaaatcacgctcagagtttgagcagagagtgtgtgtgatggggaaagagctaaagcatgctcagaatgttttggataaaacgctgacttttgtgtctcgagcgcaaaggaaggaaaagaagcgacctcgtagaacaggtcctgctcagatccgggcgtttgtaaagaatgttggtgaagattggaacccggagaaatggaacggggatctttggggggatgatgaggaggaggagtgggcgattaaacctgacccaccacctcagcccttgtatccatcattacaggggataaagatgtcagaacaaagacctattactaggcgtcggcgagaacagcaaattattccaccaatactggtagatatggtggatgatcagggacggccggaactcgatgaggcgggtaatataagaaggatgttacaacagcagccacaacccgcccctaggctgctaacaacgctagaggattattcacaagatgagttaaatcacatgaatgggaagctgaaacagcgcccaggcgaaccaactgactcctggcttaatcgccttatggaggatggcgcgtgtgatatagccatagatgccggtgatgccatgagattttcaggattaagtactgatgcacagataaatgctgaataccgggctacagtccgggcattgccagctgatgaagatttcaatgtgggggatgcatatgctctggcatgtcatgtaatctatcctaccacggcggactggtctgagattaaagggcaatggcagacagtgagagatgccattcagcggctcaccagactcactattagagagcaagtggctcgaaacgggggagctggagtggtggactgtaacatctctaaggcaactagagatcacctcatcagacatgccccaccacattataaacccatggtgaccagcttgttgttcggcgcggcagaccagacttttgccgcgataaaagatcgtcttggcgaactcaccacactgggtgattggtctgagacgaggagagagggagctagaactgaaaataaacccaggattgatccacattcaaggggtcgtaaagggggggcaatgggcccctctagaacagatctgtggagggcactgcgacaagcgggagtgccgtttgaggagattgatggattgcccactaatgcattgatggagaaatgcagccaaatgggactgaaggtccattgtcagttcagacattgtcctgaaaaggacgacaggatgtctgtgtcagaattggttggaatgttgcagaatgtgatcagggaggtggcgtcgaagcctgctgaaccttccgcccctcccaaggaatcttcagaggaggagagttcagatgagtgttatcaggtggcggcagtgaagcgtagaaaggaaaaacagcaccgaagggaacatgatgatgaatag